The Micromonospora sp. Llam0 genome includes a window with the following:
- a CDS encoding helix-turn-helix transcriptional regulator: MSEDQLSRVFAALADPTRRDIVTRLTDGDATVNQLAAPYDISVQAVSRHIKVLEDAGLVSRSRDAQRRPCHLEAEVFDLMSRWLDRYRQRAEERFSRLDAVLATLDDERTDRESTHGIDPEQQGAA, translated from the coding sequence GTGAGCGAGGACCAGTTGTCGCGGGTGTTCGCGGCGCTGGCCGATCCGACCCGCCGGGACATCGTCACCCGGCTGACCGACGGCGACGCCACCGTCAATCAACTGGCCGCGCCCTACGACATCTCGGTGCAGGCGGTCTCCCGGCACATCAAGGTGCTCGAGGACGCCGGCCTGGTCAGTCGCAGCCGGGACGCCCAGCGGCGACCCTGCCACCTGGAAGCCGAGGTATTCGACCTGATGTCCCGGTGGCTCGACCGGTACCGCCAACGGGCGGAGGAGCGGTTCAGCCGGCTGGACGCCGTACTGGCGACACTGGATGACGAGCGGACCGACCGGGAAAGCACCCACGGAATCGACCCTGAGCAGCAAGGAGCAGCGTGA
- a CDS encoding RNA polymerase sigma factor, producing the protein MTELRHTGADVRSLTDTLIAHAEQAGGQLTSAEVARTVESAEVTPAQAKKILRALADAGVTVVVDGSASTRRRVAAARSATPASKATTAKTTRRAPTAPKQAPGPDEPAPAVAVPAKKATTRKATTAAVPAAAQNGTPAEEPAAKPAAKPAPKSARTRAAKVAGGAAPAKAAGATPAGKAPAKAGKATAKDGGNPDTPDEEIDPETLAAEIEDVVVEEPAELAQAAEADATRDNDFEWDDEESEALKQARRDAELTASADSVRAYLKQIGKVPLLNAEQEVELAKRIEAGLYAAERLRAADESDQKMPTQLTRDLGWISRDGERAKNHLLEANLRLVVSLAKRYTGRGMAFLDLIQEGNLGLIRAVEKFDYTKGYKFSTYATWWIRQAITRAMADQARTIRIPVHMVEVINKLGRIQRELLQDLGREPTPEELAKEMDITPEKVLEIQQYAREPISLDQTIGDEGDSQLGDFIEDSEAVVAVDAVSFSLLQDQLQQVLQTLSEREAGVVRLRFGLTDGQPRTLDEIGQVYGVTRERIRQIESKTMSKLRHPSRSQVLRDYLD; encoded by the coding sequence GTGACAGAACTCCGCCACACCGGCGCCGACGTACGCTCGCTAACCGACACCCTGATCGCCCATGCCGAACAGGCCGGTGGTCAGCTAACGTCGGCCGAGGTCGCACGGACGGTTGAGTCCGCCGAAGTGACTCCGGCCCAAGCCAAGAAGATTCTCCGCGCGCTCGCCGACGCCGGCGTCACGGTCGTCGTGGACGGCTCGGCCAGCACCCGCCGCCGAGTCGCCGCTGCCCGGTCCGCCACCCCGGCGTCCAAGGCCACCACGGCCAAGACCACCCGTCGGGCCCCGACCGCCCCGAAGCAGGCGCCGGGCCCCGACGAGCCGGCCCCGGCGGTGGCCGTGCCGGCGAAGAAGGCCACCACCCGCAAGGCCACCACGGCGGCGGTGCCGGCCGCAGCGCAGAACGGCACCCCGGCCGAGGAGCCGGCGGCCAAGCCCGCCGCGAAGCCCGCGCCGAAGAGCGCCCGGACCCGGGCCGCCAAGGTGGCCGGTGGCGCCGCTCCGGCCAAGGCCGCCGGTGCCACGCCGGCCGGCAAGGCCCCGGCCAAGGCGGGCAAGGCCACCGCGAAGGACGGCGGCAACCCGGACACGCCGGACGAGGAGATCGATCCGGAGACCCTGGCGGCAGAGATCGAGGATGTCGTGGTGGAGGAGCCGGCCGAGCTCGCCCAGGCGGCCGAGGCCGACGCCACCCGGGACAACGACTTCGAGTGGGACGACGAGGAGTCCGAGGCGCTCAAGCAGGCCCGCCGGGACGCCGAGCTCACCGCCTCGGCCGACTCGGTCCGGGCGTACCTGAAGCAGATCGGCAAGGTGCCACTGCTCAACGCCGAGCAGGAAGTCGAGCTGGCCAAGCGGATCGAGGCCGGGCTGTACGCGGCGGAGCGACTGCGGGCCGCCGACGAGAGCGACCAGAAGATGCCCACCCAGCTGACCCGGGACCTGGGCTGGATCTCCCGGGACGGGGAGCGGGCCAAGAACCACCTGCTGGAGGCGAACCTGCGGCTGGTGGTCTCGCTGGCCAAGCGGTACACCGGTCGGGGGATGGCCTTCCTCGACCTGATCCAGGAGGGCAACCTCGGCCTGATCCGCGCGGTCGAGAAATTCGACTACACCAAGGGCTACAAGTTCTCCACCTACGCCACCTGGTGGATCCGCCAGGCCATCACCCGCGCCATGGCCGACCAGGCCCGCACCATCCGGATCCCGGTGCACATGGTCGAGGTGATCAACAAGCTGGGTCGTATCCAACGCGAGCTGCTGCAGGACCTGGGCCGTGAGCCCACGCCGGAGGAGCTGGCCAAGGAGATGGACATCACACCGGAGAAGGTGCTGGAGATCCAGCAGTACGCCCGGGAGCCCATCTCGCTGGACCAGACCATCGGCGACGAGGGCGACAGCCAGCTCGGTGACTTCATCGAGGACTCCGAAGCCGTGGTAGCGGTGGACGCGGTCTCCTTCTCGTTGCTGCAGGACCAGCTGCAGCAGGTGCTGCAGACCCTGTCGGAACGCGAGGCCGGGGTGGTCAGGTTGCGGTTCGGTCTCACCGACGGGCAGCCGCGGACGCTGGACGAGATCGGACAGGTCTACGGGGTCACCCGGGAACGGATCCGCCAGATCGAGTCCAAGACGATGTCCAAGTTGCGACACCCGTCACGTTCGCAGGTGCTCCGGGACTACCTGGACTGA
- a CDS encoding inositol monophosphatase family protein yields MAERTPEPDHLLEIAVDVARAAARTAAEMRRAGVSGLATKSTATDVVTAADRAVERQAVAALRERRPTDSVLGEEYGDSAPAGGRVRWILDPIDGTVNYLYGLPNYAVSLAAEVDGQVVAGVVRNAATGAEWTAVRGGGAYRDGQRLAGSDQSELAQALVATGFGYHSARRVHQAQVLVGLIPHVRDIRRFGAAAIDLCLAAEGQVDAYFEKGLNPWDHAAGGLVAEEAGLLVAGLAGAPVGPQMVVAAPPALFPALQGHLIRLDAAGGP; encoded by the coding sequence ATGGCGGAGCGGACACCCGAACCGGACCACCTGTTGGAGATCGCGGTCGACGTCGCCCGGGCGGCGGCGCGTACCGCGGCGGAGATGCGGCGGGCCGGAGTCTCCGGGCTGGCCACCAAGAGCACCGCGACCGACGTGGTCACCGCCGCGGACCGGGCGGTCGAACGTCAGGCGGTCGCGGCGCTGCGCGAGCGGCGCCCGACCGACTCCGTGCTGGGCGAGGAGTACGGCGACTCCGCCCCGGCCGGGGGCCGGGTGCGCTGGATCCTCGACCCGATCGACGGCACGGTGAACTACCTGTACGGGCTGCCGAACTACGCCGTGTCGCTCGCCGCTGAGGTCGACGGCCAGGTGGTCGCGGGAGTGGTACGCAACGCCGCCACCGGGGCCGAGTGGACCGCCGTGCGCGGCGGCGGCGCCTACCGCGACGGGCAGCGGCTGGCCGGCTCCGATCAGTCGGAGTTGGCCCAGGCGCTGGTCGCCACCGGGTTCGGCTACCACTCGGCGCGTCGGGTGCACCAGGCGCAGGTGCTCGTCGGCCTGATACCGCACGTGCGGGACATCCGCCGGTTCGGCGCGGCGGCGATCGACCTGTGCCTGGCCGCTGAGGGCCAGGTCGACGCGTACTTCGAGAAAGGGCTCAACCCCTGGGACCACGCGGCGGGGGGCCTGGTGGCGGAGGAGGCGGGTCTGCTGGTCGCTGGACTGGCCGGGGCTCCGGTCGGCCCGCAGATGGTGGTGGCCGCCCCGCCGGCGTTGTTCCCGGCGCTGCAGGGACACCTGATCCGGCTGGACGCCGCCGGCGGACCGTGA
- a CDS encoding LytR C-terminal domain-containing protein, with the protein MRALVVIGGLVVFALVFVIVAMVRDSQGGEATATTCPDGWALADVQLREAKDVRLNVYNATDTSGLATNIADDLSNRNFQIEEAANDPEGRRIDDVAVLRYGPEAVGSAHLMRAYFLDQARTEYDPAREDDIVDVVIGNAFRQLATTTEVNQSLAALGKPVLPPQTCAAPED; encoded by the coding sequence GTGCGAGCGCTTGTCGTCATCGGCGGACTTGTCGTGTTCGCCCTGGTCTTCGTCATCGTCGCGATGGTCCGCGACAGCCAGGGGGGCGAGGCCACCGCGACCACCTGCCCGGACGGCTGGGCCCTGGCCGACGTCCAACTGCGGGAGGCCAAGGACGTCCGGCTCAATGTCTACAATGCGACCGACACCAGCGGGCTCGCCACCAACATCGCCGATGATCTGAGCAACCGCAACTTCCAGATCGAGGAGGCGGCCAACGACCCGGAGGGCCGGCGGATCGATGACGTGGCCGTGCTGCGGTACGGCCCCGAGGCGGTCGGCTCCGCCCACCTGATGCGCGCCTACTTCCTCGACCAGGCCAGGACCGAGTACGACCCGGCCCGCGAGGACGACATCGTGGACGTGGTCATCGGCAACGCGTTCCGGCAACTGGCGACCACCACCGAGGTGAACCAGTCACTGGCGGCACTGGGCAAGCCGGTACTGCCGCCGCAGACCTGCGCCGCACCCGAGGACTGA
- a CDS encoding DUF4193 domain-containing protein, producing MATDYDAPRRDEVDLGEDSLEELKARRVDSQSGAVDVDEAEVAESFELPGADLADEELTVKVLPMQSDEFRCARCFLVHHRSQLAVERNNELICRECT from the coding sequence ATGGCCACCGACTACGACGCTCCGCGTCGCGACGAGGTCGACCTCGGCGAGGACAGCCTGGAGGAGCTCAAGGCACGGCGCGTCGACTCACAGTCGGGCGCCGTCGATGTGGACGAAGCCGAGGTGGCCGAGAGCTTCGAGCTGCCTGGCGCCGACCTGGCGGACGAGGAACTGACGGTGAAGGTGCTGCCGATGCAGTCGGACGAGTTCCGCTGCGCGCGCTGCTTCCTGGTCCACCACCGCAGCCAACTCGCCGTCGAGCGCAACAACGAGCTGATCTGTCGCGAGTGCACCTGA
- a CDS encoding DUF3093 domain-containing protein has product MATASAEPDTPYRAVVHYRERLRLPWWLWVGGSALAAFLAAEVWMGTSGVRAWLPFSVLLPSTVAGLWWLGRIPIRVTADELQVDDARLPLRYVAEVVALDGDGRRELLGVGADPLAFVIQRPWIASAVQVVLDDPADPTPYWVVSTRDPVRLAGEIRAAQQSQAAGATDGGATGDRPTSDGATDGGTTADPPNS; this is encoded by the coding sequence GTGGCAACCGCTTCCGCCGAACCCGACACACCGTACCGGGCCGTGGTGCACTACCGGGAGCGACTCCGCCTGCCGTGGTGGCTCTGGGTGGGTGGATCGGCGCTCGCCGCCTTTCTGGCGGCCGAGGTCTGGATGGGCACCTCCGGGGTCCGGGCCTGGCTGCCGTTCAGCGTGCTGCTGCCGTCGACCGTCGCCGGCCTGTGGTGGCTGGGGCGGATCCCGATCCGGGTCACCGCGGACGAGCTCCAGGTCGACGACGCCCGACTTCCCCTGCGGTACGTCGCCGAGGTCGTCGCCCTGGACGGGGACGGGCGCCGGGAACTGCTCGGGGTAGGCGCCGATCCGCTGGCGTTCGTCATCCAACGGCCGTGGATCGCCAGCGCCGTACAGGTCGTGCTGGACGATCCGGCGGATCCCACGCCGTACTGGGTGGTGAGCACCCGGGACCCGGTCCGGTTGGCCGGCGAGATCCGCGCCGCCCAGCAGAGCCAGGCAGCCGGTGCGACCGATGGCGGTGCGACCGGTGACCGCCCGACCAGTGACGGCGCGACGGATGGCGGCACCACCGCCGACCCGCCGAACAGCTGA
- the dut gene encoding dUTP diphosphatase yields MSDTVRVAVRRLDPGLPVPGYAHPGDAGADLFAAEDADLDPGARALVRTGVAVALPAGYVGLVHPRSGLAARLGVTVLNAPGTVDAGYRGEILVNLINHDPSRSARICRGDRIAQLVIQRVETAEFSVVDELPDSARGSAGHGSTGGHAGLSVVAQPTPAEPATR; encoded by the coding sequence ATGTCTGACACGGTGCGGGTGGCGGTCCGCCGGCTCGATCCGGGTCTGCCGGTGCCGGGCTACGCCCATCCCGGCGACGCCGGGGCCGACCTGTTCGCCGCCGAGGACGCCGACCTGGATCCCGGCGCGCGGGCGCTGGTGCGTACCGGGGTGGCGGTCGCGTTGCCGGCCGGGTACGTCGGGCTGGTCCACCCCCGCTCCGGCCTCGCCGCGCGGCTGGGCGTCACCGTGCTGAACGCCCCCGGTACGGTCGACGCGGGCTACCGCGGTGAGATCCTGGTGAACCTGATCAACCACGATCCGTCCCGGTCGGCCCGGATCTGCCGAGGTGACCGGATAGCGCAACTTGTGATACAACGCGTCGAAACAGCAGAATTCTCTGTCGTCGACGAGTTGCCCGACTCGGCGCGAGGTTCCGCCGGACACGGCTCGACCGGCGGCCATGCCGGCCTGTCCGTCGTGGCCCAGCCGACCCCGGCCGAACCGGCAACCCGCTGA
- a CDS encoding DUF3710 domain-containing protein, translating into MVFSRGRGRGRHAQDGPVGPETDDLAPGNPTQGPYDVTEAPTGVRRLDLGSLQIPAIEGVEVRVQANPDGAIQQVVLANRGSALQLGVFAAPRTEGIWDEVRVEITESLRRDGASIREATGEYGPELVAQVRTPDGGTDLRFVGIDGPRWMVRALFQGPAAVDPAAAATLTEVLHGLVVDRGQEAKPVREPLPLRLPRELAEQSRQSPPATA; encoded by the coding sequence GTGGTCTTCTCCCGCGGCCGCGGGCGCGGCCGGCACGCCCAGGACGGACCCGTCGGTCCCGAGACCGACGACCTGGCGCCCGGCAACCCGACGCAGGGCCCGTACGACGTGACCGAGGCACCGACCGGCGTCCGCCGGCTCGACCTGGGCAGCCTGCAGATCCCCGCGATCGAAGGGGTCGAGGTCCGGGTCCAGGCCAACCCGGACGGGGCGATCCAGCAGGTGGTGCTCGCCAACCGGGGCAGCGCGCTGCAGCTCGGGGTCTTCGCCGCGCCGCGAACCGAGGGCATCTGGGACGAGGTGCGCGTCGAGATCACCGAGTCGCTGCGCCGCGACGGGGCGAGCATCCGGGAGGCCACCGGCGAGTACGGCCCCGAACTGGTGGCCCAGGTGCGTACCCCGGACGGCGGCACCGACCTGCGGTTCGTCGGCATCGACGGACCGCGCTGGATGGTACGGGCGCTGTTCCAGGGCCCGGCCGCCGTGGACCCGGCGGCCGCCGCGACGCTCACCGAGGTGCTGCACGGTCTGGTCGTCGACCGTGGCCAGGAGGCCAAGCCGGTACGCGAACCGCTGCCGCTGCGGCTGCCCCGCGAGCTCGCCGAGCAGTCGCGGCAGTCGCCGCCGGCCACGGCGTAG